The Edaphobacter sp. 12200R-103 genome contains a region encoding:
- a CDS encoding TonB-dependent receptor domain-containing protein → MKQFLKAVQLFLLGLSVLMLPSALKAQVANGVITGRLADSTGAVVSNAQVTLTKVDTGLTLTTKSNSNGIYTFSSLQTGPYKVQVTQSGFKNAETSLTLAVGQTASIDLNLEVGSSTETINVESTGMADLDTTDSTVSYTVGTRQVSDLPLNGRNPYGLASLSPGINPGGGFGQGVSQVRGAVVAAGTNNFESNGGQAGSNEIFFDGVPVTVCCQGQPALTPSVEVVDQFKVITSTPPAQFGRSSGGILNIVSKTGTNSLHGTVYEYLRNEKLDAAPYFLKYNNTPPIRGRKDFRAPHKFNQYGFFVNGPVFLPKIYDGRDKTFFTFGWEASRNVLYAPVTATVPTALQRQGVFTEAPGLIYDPYSTVGNTRQVLPAGCNSAGCFAAGKVVTNINPVSQKLLQFLPLPNLGGVTNNYVYANRTSDLVDQFNFRVDHNFSSKQRVFARGTRDTNTHHENDLFNQPTGPSAINQALRAYLFALGDTWTITPQLILQTNYGFAYQRNFQIPQNYTGYNASDYGFTNLASQQQLPGIPFVGISGYANMSYATNTNRWEHYSHFLESTALWQLGTHSLTFGYDGRLILEHQQSASNGPGSISFDTALTNGPNVTSAAASSQAQFDALAAFLMGTFTNATLTRQVQPAYDSWYNAIYLQDDWRVNPRLTLNVGLRYDIETGYAERHNRWADLDLNVANPLSSAALPFTGGARYLGDNFPNRTWKTAYNKFGPRIGLAFQASDRVVLRGGYALMYLPTSQRFYGTSTLGYAQQSQTLFTTTSIPTTTIDTPFPNGVLLPAGPSAGVTAGTGTSVGGAVYDNPLPYFQQIHAGVETQIAQGVVLHLNYVGSHGVHLPINYRPNDLRDQYWGTPGSQSQIDYLNASVVNPFHGQAAAGPLALPTTVQRVQLLSMYPQYTPNTGMSNGSLTVNQLGIGASIFNAAQAFITIQRSKNLQATISYTFSKLMGNTSPLLTGFLNANGTPGFQNSYHIRDKEWSVMATDIPQRFVANANYNLPIGRGQRFGGAVKPWINQLIGGWSLNTIVAVQSGYPLGITQTAGQAYSGSRPFFVSGGKPLTSGDVHQRLGGAGQPAAYLDANAFRKATAFELGDVPRSSGRLRSPAGFQDDLSLLKQFPIHENIHLQFRFEAFNLLNKVQFGVPNTTLGSATFGSITTQANSPRNIQGALKLVF, encoded by the coding sequence ATGAAGCAGTTTCTTAAAGCAGTGCAGCTTTTCCTCCTGGGCCTGTCAGTCCTTATGCTGCCATCCGCGCTGAAGGCCCAGGTAGCCAACGGCGTTATCACCGGCCGCTTGGCGGATTCCACAGGAGCCGTTGTCAGCAATGCGCAGGTGACCCTGACGAAGGTGGATACCGGCCTGACCCTTACGACCAAAAGCAACAGCAACGGAATCTATACATTTTCTTCGCTTCAGACTGGCCCCTATAAAGTTCAGGTCACGCAAAGCGGATTCAAAAATGCAGAGACCTCACTTACTTTGGCGGTAGGTCAGACCGCCAGCATTGACCTGAATCTTGAGGTGGGCTCCAGCACAGAGACCATTAACGTCGAATCGACTGGCATGGCCGATCTTGATACCACCGATTCGACGGTAAGTTATACGGTTGGAACTCGCCAGGTAAGCGATCTTCCTTTGAATGGACGCAATCCCTACGGGCTGGCCTCGCTATCGCCAGGTATCAATCCCGGCGGCGGCTTCGGTCAGGGCGTCAGCCAGGTTCGCGGAGCGGTCGTTGCTGCAGGAACGAACAACTTTGAATCGAACGGCGGACAGGCAGGCTCAAACGAGATCTTCTTCGATGGTGTCCCGGTAACTGTCTGCTGCCAGGGGCAACCGGCGCTAACACCGTCCGTCGAGGTTGTCGACCAGTTCAAAGTCATCACCTCGACTCCGCCGGCTCAGTTTGGACGCTCCTCCGGCGGCATTTTGAATATCGTCTCGAAGACAGGCACAAACAGCCTGCACGGCACTGTGTATGAATATCTGAGGAACGAGAAACTGGATGCCGCCCCCTACTTTCTGAAGTACAACAACACACCGCCCATCCGGGGTCGCAAAGATTTTCGAGCACCACACAAGTTCAACCAGTACGGCTTTTTCGTGAATGGCCCCGTGTTTTTACCGAAGATCTACGACGGTCGCGATAAGACCTTCTTCACCTTCGGGTGGGAAGCCTCGCGCAACGTACTGTATGCTCCGGTGACCGCGACCGTTCCCACGGCCCTGCAGCGTCAGGGTGTTTTTACGGAAGCTCCAGGCCTTATCTACGACCCCTACAGCACAGTCGGCAATACACGCCAGGTGCTTCCGGCTGGCTGCAATTCTGCCGGTTGTTTCGCCGCAGGCAAGGTCGTAACCAACATCAATCCGGTCTCTCAGAAGCTCTTGCAGTTTCTTCCTTTGCCGAATCTGGGCGGTGTGACCAATAATTACGTCTATGCCAATCGCACCAGCGACCTGGTAGACCAGTTCAATTTTCGCGTAGATCACAATTTTTCTTCGAAGCAGCGCGTCTTTGCTCGTGGTACCCGCGACACGAATACGCACCACGAGAACGATCTGTTCAACCAGCCGACCGGCCCCAGCGCGATCAATCAGGCGCTCCGCGCCTACCTCTTCGCCCTGGGGGATACATGGACCATTACTCCGCAGCTCATCCTGCAGACCAACTATGGCTTCGCGTATCAGAGGAACTTTCAGATCCCGCAGAACTACACGGGTTATAACGCTTCCGACTACGGTTTTACGAACCTCGCCAGCCAGCAACAGTTGCCCGGTATTCCCTTTGTTGGCATCTCGGGATACGCCAATATGTCGTATGCAACCAACACCAATCGATGGGAGCACTACAGCCACTTTCTGGAGTCAACGGCTCTTTGGCAACTGGGCACACACAGTCTCACCTTCGGTTATGACGGCCGCCTGATCCTCGAGCATCAGCAGAGCGCGAGCAATGGTCCCGGTTCCATATCGTTCGATACGGCGCTGACGAATGGCCCCAACGTCACCAGCGCAGCCGCCTCCAGCCAGGCGCAGTTCGATGCGCTTGCCGCATTCCTGATGGGAACCTTCACAAACGCTACCCTTACCCGGCAGGTACAGCCTGCCTATGACTCCTGGTACAACGCCATCTATCTACAGGACGACTGGCGCGTCAATCCGCGACTGACCTTGAACGTCGGCCTGCGGTACGACATTGAGACCGGCTACGCCGAGCGACACAACCGTTGGGCAGATCTTGATCTCAATGTTGCCAATCCCCTCTCGTCGGCTGCACTCCCATTCACGGGCGGCGCGCGCTATCTTGGCGACAACTTCCCCAATCGCACCTGGAAGACGGCATACAACAAGTTCGGCCCGCGCATCGGTCTCGCATTTCAGGCCTCCGATCGCGTGGTCCTGCGTGGAGGATATGCCTTGATGTATCTTCCAACCTCGCAACGCTTCTACGGAACGTCTACCCTTGGCTACGCGCAACAGTCCCAGACCTTGTTTACGACGACCAGCATCCCGACCACAACAATCGATACTCCATTTCCCAATGGTGTCCTGCTTCCGGCAGGGCCCAGTGCAGGTGTAACCGCAGGCACAGGAACCTCCGTCGGCGGCGCGGTGTATGACAATCCGCTTCCTTACTTTCAACAGATCCATGCGGGGGTTGAAACACAGATCGCACAGGGTGTCGTGCTGCACCTCAACTATGTGGGCAGCCACGGTGTTCATCTGCCGATTAACTATCGTCCGAACGATCTGCGCGATCAGTACTGGGGCACTCCAGGCAGCCAGTCACAGATTGACTATCTGAATGCTTCCGTCGTGAATCCTTTTCATGGTCAGGCAGCGGCCGGTCCGTTGGCTCTGCCCACTACGGTGCAGCGTGTCCAGCTCCTCTCAATGTACCCGCAGTACACACCGAACACAGGCATGTCGAACGGCTCTCTGACGGTCAATCAGCTGGGAATCGGAGCATCGATCTTCAACGCGGCCCAGGCCTTCATCACCATTCAGCGATCGAAGAACCTGCAGGCAACGATCAGCTATACCTTTTCGAAGCTGATGGGCAATACTTCGCCACTTCTGACGGGCTTCCTGAACGCCAATGGCACCCCGGGCTTTCAGAATAGCTATCACATCCGCGATAAAGAATGGTCTGTTATGGCAACCGACATTCCGCAACGCTTTGTCGCAAACGCAAATTACAACCTGCCCATTGGTCGCGGACAACGATTCGGCGGAGCCGTGAAGCCTTGGATAAACCAGCTCATCGGCGGCTGGTCTTTGAATACGATTGTCGCGGTCCAGTCGGGTTATCCCCTGGGGATCACGCAAACAGCCGGTCAGGCCTATTCCGGCTCACGGCCCTTCTTCGTTTCTGGTGGTAAACCACTAACTTCAGGCGATGTTCATCAGCGTCTTGGCGGCGCAGGGCAACCAGCCGCTTACCTTGACGCGAACGCCTTCCGCAAAGCGACTGCTTTCGAACTGGGAGATGTTCCTCGCTCCTCCGGAAGACTGCGCAGTCCGGCAGGCTTTCAGGATGACCTGTCTCTGCTGAAACAGTTCCCCATTCATGAGAACATCCACCTGCAATTCCGGTTCGAAGCGTTCAACCTTCTTAACAAGGTTCAGTTTGGCGTTCCCAATACAACGCTGGGATCGGCAACCTTCGGCTCTATCACGACTCAAGCCAACTCGCCTCGCAATATTCAAGGCGCATTGAAACTGGTTTTCTAA
- a CDS encoding FAD-dependent oxidoreductase — protein MFTKHRSLLHLAVVTFFASTATLSVHAAPTSADFVVYGGTASGVVTAYAAAREGLHVILLEPGTHLGGMVTGGLSATDVAYFQIIGGYARDFYREAAAQYGVHTLNKHGDWLSEPKVGEAIFNDWLKKAGVEVHFHERLKEHGGVSRSGLHVRSITTEDGKIWQAKIFADCSYEGDLMAQAGVKYTVGREGTEVYNEDLAGVRVDTPKHQFLWKISPYNDKGKLMPEVDPGPMGENGSGDKKVQSYNFRLILTNDPANKLPWTKPRGYNSAQFELLAKYLGQWKEKMHREPRLGDVMNPVAIPNKEADFNNNGAFSTDFIGHSWTYPDASYAERRKIWDAHMLYTQSFLWFLASDPRVPKPLQDEVNTWGRAKDEFRDTDGWPNQLYIREGRRMVGMYVMKQSDLQTNSTKPDSIAMGSYNSDSHNIQRVAMPDGSVRNEGDVQVAVKPYEIAFGTILPKKDQTDNLLVPVCLSASHVAYSSVRMEPQYMMMGQAAGVTAALAIQEKTSVQDVSIKALQTKLRSQKAILHLDQETTGTGVD, from the coding sequence ATGTTCACAAAACATCGTTCTCTGCTTCATCTGGCGGTCGTCACATTTTTTGCCTCGACTGCAACCCTTTCAGTTCATGCCGCTCCCACTTCCGCTGATTTTGTGGTCTATGGAGGCACGGCTTCAGGGGTCGTCACTGCCTATGCCGCAGCCAGAGAGGGCCTGCACGTCATCCTTCTTGAACCGGGAACACATCTGGGAGGTATGGTTACCGGCGGACTCTCTGCTACAGACGTTGCATACTTCCAGATCATCGGCGGCTATGCCCGCGACTTTTATCGCGAGGCCGCGGCACAATATGGGGTCCATACACTCAACAAACACGGAGACTGGCTCTCCGAGCCGAAGGTCGGCGAAGCCATATTTAACGACTGGCTCAAAAAGGCAGGCGTAGAGGTGCACTTTCATGAGCGCCTGAAGGAGCATGGGGGGGTATCCAGGTCCGGTCTCCATGTGCGCTCCATTACTACCGAAGACGGCAAAATATGGCAGGCGAAGATCTTTGCCGACTGCAGCTACGAAGGCGACCTGATGGCGCAGGCGGGGGTAAAGTACACCGTCGGCCGTGAAGGGACGGAGGTCTACAACGAAGACCTGGCAGGCGTGCGGGTCGATACGCCAAAGCACCAGTTCCTCTGGAAGATCTCACCGTATAACGACAAAGGCAAGCTCATGCCCGAGGTGGATCCAGGTCCGATGGGGGAGAACGGCTCCGGCGACAAAAAGGTGCAGTCCTACAACTTCCGCCTGATTCTCACGAATGACCCGGCGAACAAGCTTCCCTGGACGAAGCCGCGCGGCTATAACAGCGCTCAATTTGAGCTGCTCGCCAAATATCTGGGGCAATGGAAAGAGAAGATGCACCGGGAGCCCCGGCTAGGCGACGTCATGAATCCGGTAGCTATCCCCAACAAGGAAGCTGACTTCAATAACAACGGCGCCTTTTCCACCGACTTTATCGGTCACAGCTGGACCTATCCGGACGCCAGCTACGCCGAGCGCAGGAAGATCTGGGATGCGCACATGCTTTATACCCAGTCTTTTCTGTGGTTCCTGGCGTCTGACCCTCGCGTTCCTAAGCCGCTTCAGGATGAGGTCAATACCTGGGGAAGAGCAAAGGATGAGTTTCGCGATACGGACGGATGGCCCAACCAACTCTATATCCGCGAAGGTCGCCGCATGGTGGGTATGTATGTCATGAAGCAGTCTGACCTGCAGACCAATAGCACAAAGCCCGATTCAATCGCTATGGGGTCCTACAACAGCGACTCGCACAATATCCAGCGTGTCGCAATGCCTGATGGCAGCGTTCGCAATGAGGGCGACGTGCAGGTTGCGGTAAAGCCTTACGAGATCGCCTTTGGAACCATCCTGCCGAAGAAAGATCAGACGGACAATCTACTAGTCCCAGTCTGCCTCTCAGCTTCCCATGTCGCCTACTCCTCAGTGCGCATGGAGCCACAGTACATGATGATGGGGCAGGCAGCGGGAGTGACTGCAGCGCTGGCCATTCAGGAAAAGACTTCAGTCCAGGATGTGAGCATCAAGGCACTCCAGACGAAGCTGCGCAGCCAGAAGGCTATCTTGCATCTCGACCAGGAAACAACAGGCACTGGAGTCGATTAG
- a CDS encoding arabinofuranosidase catalytic domain-containing protein, translated as MKTRFDFAFMLSLTLMVMGGTVTMAQQAAAGRTVSPQRPQGSCDIYAAAGNPCVAAHSTTRALYANYNGPLYQVLRQSDGKTLDIGVVQPSASPVPDSGGYADAGAQDRFCAGTYCWISIIYDQSPKHNDLTQAPRGGFGGPALGGFNNLPIADMAPVTIMGHKVYGVFIEPGMGLRQNDVKGTAVDDQAEGQYWVVNGKHFNSGCCFDYGNGEIDSRDDDNGTMETLYFGNATPWYSGQGDGPWIMTDQENNLVGCVNEDGSKGCPNLPSINWRFVTAIAKGKPHHWSSLGGDAQKGALSVIFDGPRVNATYDPMRKQGAILLGNGGDNSDGSQGTFYEGAMTAANTYPSEATDQLVQANIVAARYDVSPLSVTPATKDTTSAGPQTFTPGSSRDFTVTFTNTIGAPATGVSLSMAAPNKQWTSVASGSTGVSKSFAQPVAPGESVSATFKITSGTAAFNGDLVGKASWTDSNGGEKRIETVVQKVRNVSPVKINEFRVSSGTPANPTNSFIELYNAGPQSTDISNWMLTSHPAHQAIFSTVKIPAGTKLAAGGFYLLGLSNSGLSVPAHKGESILHVRSTEGMSVGDTIAIGSGAGAETHKIASLGTAASDHTTLWQPLPDGPVITVPAGSTNVPVESTSGFVVGQKIALGYGTPYPVVANTVERYEIATVTAVGKPGTQAYLAMEAPAGARNIQVTSLSNISVGDKIRLDVDSVGHGIETVTVTHVGTAARQTNLSAPAKAGATRISVRRAEGFAAGNKITVGTPASQEAVTVTRVDNHGPEGHEIEFTPALKQSHVTSEWVVAPGTGLDLAAPLQFSHAANLPFSDRGTGITFQPATAFAHSSNEPVQALGTGVTLDRPLANDHEIHAAVRDTAVKTAGYQGTAEPNQWFGGPEFTTRTPQFDRILTVEEGSIVLRDASGAVADSLNYGGLVDPWAAEGDQSISGTRLSGCYSPAPGSVFSPWSTVMAPVAVNTSAGRFPDGSDTDSNCSDFLTQAAATLSANSAAGATNIKVASTEGFRPGQTIHLDSGTNVETAVIAEVGTSGATTINASTEPKATILPVASVIGFTRGQTITIDDGQNSETAIISAVRTHGDMTITVSKPLAHEHTSGTPISGSGITLASPLTRAHANGTQIFDDLPTPGAPNQYQAKSR; from the coding sequence ATGAAAACGAGATTCGATTTCGCGTTTATGCTCTCACTCACTCTTATGGTGATGGGCGGCACCGTGACGATGGCACAACAGGCTGCAGCTGGACGTACTGTTTCTCCGCAAAGGCCTCAAGGCTCGTGCGACATCTACGCGGCTGCAGGGAATCCCTGTGTCGCGGCGCACAGCACCACGCGGGCGCTCTACGCGAACTATAACGGTCCCCTGTACCAGGTTCTTCGTCAATCGGACGGCAAGACGTTGGACATTGGGGTCGTCCAGCCGTCTGCCTCGCCTGTTCCGGACTCCGGCGGATATGCCGATGCCGGCGCACAGGACAGATTCTGCGCGGGCACATATTGCTGGATCAGTATCATCTACGATCAATCGCCCAAGCACAACGATCTAACTCAGGCTCCGCGTGGCGGATTCGGCGGACCAGCCCTCGGAGGTTTCAACAACCTTCCCATTGCCGATATGGCTCCGGTCACGATCATGGGGCACAAGGTCTACGGCGTGTTCATCGAACCGGGCATGGGGCTCCGCCAGAACGATGTCAAAGGCACAGCCGTCGATGACCAGGCAGAAGGCCAATACTGGGTGGTCAATGGAAAGCACTTCAACTCCGGCTGCTGTTTCGATTATGGCAATGGCGAGATCGACAGCCGCGATGATGACAACGGCACCATGGAGACCCTCTACTTCGGAAATGCCACGCCCTGGTACAGTGGGCAGGGCGATGGTCCGTGGATTATGACCGACCAGGAGAACAACCTTGTTGGCTGCGTCAACGAGGATGGATCCAAAGGTTGCCCCAATCTGCCCAGCATCAACTGGCGTTTTGTGACCGCAATCGCCAAAGGAAAACCGCATCACTGGTCATCCCTGGGAGGTGACGCGCAAAAGGGCGCTCTGTCGGTCATCTTCGATGGACCACGCGTGAATGCCACCTATGATCCCATGCGCAAACAGGGAGCTATTCTGCTGGGGAACGGCGGCGACAATAGTGACGGCTCGCAGGGAACCTTCTATGAAGGTGCGATGACCGCCGCGAACACATACCCGTCTGAAGCGACGGACCAGCTGGTGCAAGCCAACATTGTGGCTGCCAGATATGACGTGAGCCCGCTCAGCGTGACGCCGGCCACGAAAGATACCACCTCTGCAGGGCCACAGACATTCACTCCGGGATCTTCACGGGACTTCACCGTGACCTTTACCAATACGATAGGAGCGCCTGCCACCGGCGTTTCGCTGAGCATGGCTGCTCCCAACAAGCAGTGGACCTCCGTTGCCTCAGGCTCAACCGGGGTATCAAAGAGTTTTGCCCAACCGGTCGCGCCAGGGGAGAGTGTGAGCGCGACGTTCAAGATCACCTCCGGTACGGCTGCCTTCAACGGCGATCTCGTCGGCAAGGCATCGTGGACAGATTCAAACGGCGGCGAAAAGCGGATCGAGACAGTGGTTCAAAAGGTGCGGAACGTCAGCCCGGTCAAGATCAACGAATTTCGTGTCAGTTCAGGAACACCTGCCAACCCGACGAACTCGTTTATCGAGCTTTACAACGCAGGCCCACAAAGCACCGATATCTCCAACTGGATGCTGACCTCGCATCCGGCTCATCAGGCGATCTTCTCGACGGTAAAGATTCCGGCCGGAACGAAGCTGGCGGCTGGCGGCTTCTATCTGCTTGGTCTCTCCAACTCCGGGCTGTCTGTCCCCGCACATAAGGGCGAGAGCATCCTCCACGTAAGAAGCACGGAAGGGATGTCGGTCGGTGACACGATCGCCATCGGCAGCGGCGCTGGGGCGGAGACACACAAGATCGCAAGTCTGGGGACGGCCGCCAGCGACCACACAACACTATGGCAGCCCTTGCCCGACGGACCGGTGATTACAGTCCCTGCCGGTTCAACCAATGTGCCTGTTGAGAGCACATCCGGCTTCGTCGTCGGCCAGAAGATCGCGCTGGGATACGGCACTCCCTATCCGGTCGTCGCAAACACCGTGGAGCGTTACGAGATAGCCACGGTGACCGCAGTCGGCAAGCCGGGCACGCAGGCATACCTGGCGATGGAGGCTCCTGCCGGGGCAAGGAACATTCAGGTGACTTCCCTCTCCAATATCTCGGTCGGCGACAAGATCAGGCTGGACGTCGACAGTGTAGGCCACGGAATTGAAACCGTTACCGTGACGCATGTCGGCACAGCAGCACGTCAGACGAATCTTTCGGCTCCTGCAAAGGCTGGAGCGACCCGAATCAGCGTGCGCCGCGCTGAAGGTTTTGCTGCCGGTAACAAGATTACGGTGGGGACGCCCGCAAGCCAGGAAGCCGTTACTGTTACGCGGGTGGATAACCACGGCCCCGAAGGCCATGAGATCGAATTTACTCCCGCGCTCAAACAATCTCATGTGACCAGTGAGTGGGTCGTCGCTCCCGGCACGGGGCTGGATCTGGCGGCGCCACTGCAGTTCAGTCACGCAGCCAATCTGCCATTCAGCGATCGCGGAACAGGGATCACCTTTCAGCCGGCAACGGCATTCGCTCATTCCAGCAACGAACCCGTTCAAGCACTTGGCACAGGTGTAACACTCGACAGGCCATTGGCGAACGACCACGAGATTCATGCGGCTGTACGCGACACCGCAGTTAAGACTGCGGGATATCAGGGCACAGCGGAGCCTAACCAGTGGTTCGGCGGACCGGAGTTCACCACCAGAACCCCGCAATTCGATCGTATTCTCACGGTGGAGGAGGGCAGCATCGTGCTGCGGGATGCCTCGGGAGCGGTCGCCGACAGCCTTAACTACGGCGGCCTTGTCGATCCATGGGCAGCGGAGGGCGATCAATCCATCTCCGGGACAAGATTGAGCGGATGTTATTCTCCCGCGCCCGGCTCCGTTTTTAGTCCATGGTCAACGGTGATGGCTCCGGTTGCCGTCAATACAAGTGCAGGAAGATTCCCCGACGGCAGCGACACTGACAGCAACTGCAGCGACTTCCTGACACAGGCCGCTGCAACTTTGTCGGCCAATTCAGCTGCCGGCGCAACCAACATCAAGGTCGCCAGCACCGAAGGCTTCCGCCCAGGCCAGACGATCCATCTTGATTCCGGTACGAATGTTGAAACTGCCGTGATTGCTGAGGTAGGCACATCAGGCGCCACCACGATAAACGCCTCGACTGAGCCGAAAGCAACGATTCTTCCTGTCGCAAGTGTCATCGGCTTTACCAGGGGTCAAACCATCACCATCGACGATGGCCAAAACTCCGAGACGGCCATTATCTCTGCGGTGAGAACGCACGGTGACATGACGATCACGGTCTCCAAACCGCTGGCTCATGAGCACACGAGTGGCACACCGATCTCTGGGAGCGGTATAACCCTGGCCTCGCCGCTGACCCGGGCGCATGCCAACGGTACGCAGATCTTCGACGACCTTCCGACTCCTGGCGCGCCGAATCAGTATCAAGCTAAGAGTCGTTAA
- a CDS encoding Tex family protein: MPEATPLDPTTLSHVAEVLNLPLPAVRAVISLLDEGATVPFIARYRKEATGNLDEVQVRDISEKLVYFRDLLDRRATVLSSIAEQGKLTDELKLRILATLDRSELEDLYLPYKPKRRTKATIAREKGLEPLADYIWQQETGPVGLLQLATSLIDPEKEVATIDDALEGACHIVAERISEDAEVRKSARQLMFEEGLISSRKAMDAVDEQEKFKMYYEYREPVKTIPSHRMLAIRRGEAENVLYWLIELEETRVLALLRSRVVRAQGDWTPYLDRAIEDCWKRLLNTSIQGEIRLELKRRSDTAAIDVFRENLEHLLLAAPAGPIGVLGIDPGLRTGCKIAVVDETGKFLADDVIYPHTGRTREATEKLAAMVARHNVCAIAIGNGTASRETDAFVRDFLQEKGLANIFRVTVSEAGASVYSASEVARQEFPQLDLTVRGAISIARRLQDPLSELVKVDPKSIGVGQYQHDVDQRQLQQSLEATIESCVNRVGVDLNTASWTLLRYVAGVSERVALSIVSFRDQNGRFHSREQLKQVSGVGPKTFEQAAGFLRVRDGDQPLDNTAVHPESYGLVEEIAKSFSTPIAELIRNPHLLGSVNKDSFAAGMFTLNDILEELKKPGRDPRDKFVAPSFNESVREISDVETGMVLEGVVTNVTKFGAFIDIGVHQDGLVHISEISNRFIREPAEVLKAGQIVKVKVLSADAKTKRISLSIKALETPAAPRPKSRPAANPPALSMQDKLASLSSKWRTQ, translated from the coding sequence ATGCCTGAAGCAACTCCCCTTGATCCAACTACTCTCTCTCACGTCGCTGAAGTCCTGAACCTGCCGCTCCCGGCCGTTCGCGCTGTGATCTCCCTGCTCGATGAAGGCGCAACTGTTCCCTTCATTGCCCGCTATCGTAAAGAGGCCACCGGAAACCTCGACGAGGTGCAGGTTCGCGATATTTCAGAGAAGCTGGTCTACTTCCGCGATCTGCTCGATCGCCGCGCAACCGTTCTCTCCTCGATTGCGGAGCAGGGAAAGCTTACTGACGAACTAAAGCTTCGCATCCTGGCGACGCTGGACCGCAGCGAGCTTGAGGACCTTTATCTACCCTATAAGCCAAAGCGCCGCACAAAGGCGACGATCGCGCGCGAAAAGGGATTGGAGCCGCTGGCTGACTACATCTGGCAGCAGGAAACAGGTCCGGTCGGCCTGCTTCAGCTGGCTACATCGTTGATTGATCCGGAGAAGGAAGTCGCTACGATCGACGATGCGCTGGAAGGCGCCTGCCATATTGTGGCGGAGCGAATCAGCGAAGATGCCGAGGTTCGCAAGTCTGCAAGACAGCTGATGTTCGAGGAGGGACTTATCTCCAGCCGCAAGGCGATGGATGCAGTCGACGAGCAGGAAAAGTTCAAGATGTACTACGAATATCGTGAGCCAGTGAAGACGATTCCTTCTCACCGGATGCTTGCGATTCGCCGCGGCGAGGCTGAAAACGTACTCTACTGGCTGATCGAGCTGGAAGAGACCAGAGTCCTTGCACTGCTGCGTTCGCGGGTGGTGCGCGCACAGGGCGATTGGACGCCCTATCTTGATCGCGCCATTGAGGACTGTTGGAAGCGGCTGCTGAATACATCCATTCAGGGCGAGATACGGCTTGAGTTGAAGCGCCGCTCCGATACGGCTGCGATTGATGTCTTCCGCGAGAACCTGGAGCATCTGTTGCTCGCCGCACCGGCGGGTCCCATCGGTGTGCTTGGGATCGATCCCGGACTGCGTACGGGTTGCAAGATTGCCGTGGTCGACGAGACCGGAAAATTTCTCGCAGACGACGTGATCTATCCGCATACAGGGAGGACAAGAGAGGCGACGGAGAAGCTCGCCGCAATGGTAGCGAGACATAACGTGTGCGCTATTGCAATTGGCAACGGCACTGCCTCTCGCGAGACGGATGCGTTTGTTCGTGACTTTCTGCAGGAAAAAGGGCTGGCAAACATCTTTCGCGTCACTGTCTCCGAAGCGGGCGCCAGCGTGTACTCAGCGTCCGAAGTAGCCCGGCAGGAGTTTCCTCAGCTCGATCTGACGGTGCGCGGTGCAATCTCCATCGCACGCCGTTTGCAGGATCCGCTTTCAGAGCTGGTGAAGGTCGATCCCAAATCCATCGGGGTGGGGCAGTATCAGCACGATGTGGATCAGCGGCAGCTGCAACAGTCGCTCGAAGCGACAATCGAGAGCTGCGTCAACCGCGTGGGCGTCGATCTCAACACTGCCTCGTGGACGCTTCTGCGCTACGTCGCGGGAGTCAGCGAGCGGGTCGCACTGAGTATCGTCAGCTTCCGGGATCAGAACGGACGTTTTCACTCCAGGGAACAACTGAAGCAGGTCTCCGGCGTGGGACCCAAAACCTTCGAGCAGGCAGCAGGCTTCCTCCGGGTTCGCGACGGCGATCAGCCGCTCGACAACACCGCCGTTCATCCGGAGTCCTACGGGCTGGTCGAGGAGATCGCAAAGTCGTTCTCCACACCTATCGCAGAACTGATACGCAATCCTCATCTGTTGGGGAGTGTGAATAAAGACTCGTTCGCGGCGGGAATGTTCACCCTGAATGACATTCTGGAAGAGCTGAAAAAGCCCGGCCGCGATCCCCGGGATAAGTTTGTTGCACCGTCTTTCAATGAGTCAGTGCGCGAGATTTCCGATGTCGAGACTGGAATGGTGCTCGAAGGTGTCGTCACCAACGTGACGAAGTTTGGAGCTTTTATCGACATCGGTGTCCATCAGGATGGTCTTGTTCACATCTCAGAGATCTCGAATCGGTTTATCCGTGAGCCTGCCGAGGTCTTGAAGGCAGGGCAGATCGTAAAGGTAAAAGTGCTCTCGGCAGACGCTAAAACGAAACGCATCTCCCTCTCGATCAAGGCGTTGGAGACGCCAGCCGCTCCCAGGCCGAAGAGCCGCCCTGCAGCGAATCCACCGGCACTTTCCATGCAGGACAAGTTGGCGAGCCTGTCCTCAAAGTGGCGTACCCAGTAG